One segment of Streptomyces sp. YIM 121038 DNA contains the following:
- a CDS encoding DUF6197 family protein — MPIRYSPESVLIPTDPVEILQWAACHIEKVGLHQGRDIFAGAGRTVTLACSPRGAIDVAAGDARRSSNRYYDTDAIRRGRARALRIFAEHLAGHPLEARDPHDAEYLHRGVIDQWSNAPGRTTAEAAQALRTAADPAAHLF; from the coding sequence ATGCCGATCCGCTACAGCCCCGAAAGCGTCCTCATCCCCACGGACCCCGTCGAGATCCTCCAATGGGCCGCCTGCCACATCGAGAAGGTCGGTCTCCACCAGGGCCGCGACATCTTCGCCGGCGCCGGACGCACCGTCACCCTCGCGTGCTCACCCCGCGGAGCCATCGACGTCGCCGCCGGGGACGCACGCCGCAGCAGCAACCGCTACTACGACACCGACGCCATCCGACGAGGACGCGCCCGCGCCCTCCGGATCTTCGCCGAGCATCTCGCGGGACACCCGCTCGAAGCCCGCGACCCCCACGACGCCGAGTACCTCCACCGTGGCGTGATCGACCAGTGGAGCAACGCGCCCGGCCGCACCACAGCAGAAGCCGCCCAAGCTCTCCGCACCGCCGCCGACCCCGCCGCACACCTCTTCTGA
- a CDS encoding DUF6181 family protein, with amino-acid sequence MHATKEPATTAPAPRTPARRGAAQPSRDGIARIGVPLQPRLSASELTRVLTAAPAEHDLATLDPVAVRALVADVLTQHGYDVLTRTTYDRNDDRHQDARRAIRRAYGHRFTYAPDEQAFLADPLLDVIRADLLDQP; translated from the coding sequence ATGCACGCGACGAAGGAACCCGCCACCACCGCACCGGCACCGCGCACGCCGGCCCGGCGCGGCGCCGCTCAGCCCAGCCGGGACGGCATCGCCCGGATCGGAGTCCCTCTCCAACCCCGGCTCAGTGCATCCGAACTCACCCGCGTACTCACCGCCGCACCCGCCGAACACGACCTTGCGACCCTCGACCCCGTCGCGGTCCGTGCCCTTGTCGCCGACGTGCTCACCCAGCACGGCTACGACGTACTCACCCGGACCACGTACGACCGCAACGACGACCGCCACCAGGACGCCCGCCGCGCGATCCGCCGAGCCTACGGCCACCGCTTCACCTACGCCCCGGACGAACAAGCCTTCCTCGCGGACCCCCTCCTTGACGTCATTCGTGCCGACCTCTTG